The sequence below is a genomic window from Dehalococcoidia bacterium.
CCCCTTCTTCGAGCTCTCGACCGTGGATGTGGACAGGCCCGGCCCTTCCTACACGGTCGACACGCTCGCCGACCTGCGCATCCAGGCGGGGCCACGGGGGACGCTGTACTTCATCATGGGCTACGACGCGCTCCTCGATCTGCCGCGCTGGCATGACCCGGCCCGCCTGGTGCGGATGTGCCGCCTGGTAGTCGTCCGCCGACCGGAATACGGCGACCACGACCTTGCGTTTCTGGACAGAGAGGTGGCGCCGGGGGCGTCACGCAGGGTAACCCTGCTCGACAGGCCGCTCGTCGGCGTCAGCGCGTCGGAGTTGCGCCGGCGGGTCGCGCGCGGCCAGAGCATTCGCTACTGGGCGCCGGACGGCGTGGAGGAGTACATCCGCGAGCACGGTCTGTACCGCGCCCCAGGTGGCAGGAAAACGAGGCGGGCGACTAGGTAGAGGATGACGAGGGCGACAGCAGAGTCGTGTCCCTGCGCTTGCCTCTCGGCCAGGCCCGCACGAAGCACTCCTGCGTCAGGTCCCCGCTCGCCTTCCACTCTTTCGCATGGGCAAGGAACGACCGGGCGTCCTCCTGGCTCTTGTGGCAGGCGATGGCCTTCAGCTTTACATCAAGGAATCGGGAGATATCCACGGCAGCCGTGATCTGGTCGTCCGGGGTGTACATGAGGGAGTCGCCGGAACGGAAGGCCCTGCGCCGACTCTCCGGCAGCGCCACGTAGTAGAGCCGACGCGGGTAGCGATAGCCCTCCCGGCGTCGGACCCGGTGGAACGCGGCGGTCGCCGCGCGGCCCACGGCCACGTGGTCCGGGTGGCGCGTCACGCCGTCCGGGCCGAAGGTCACGACGGCGTAGGGCCGCACCCTGCGAATGACCGCGGCTAATTTCTCCGCGAGATCATTGGGGTCTGCCTTGTCCAGATCGCCGTCCATGTAGCCCAGGAACGAGATATTCTTGACGCCCAGGGCGGCGCAAGCCCTGCGCAGCTCGCCCTCGCGGATGGCGCCGAGCTTCTGGCCGGTGAGCGCGGAGTCCTTCGTGCCGCGCTCGCCCTTCGTGGCGCAGACGAGGTGCACGGGCGTCCCTGCGGCAGCGTACAGAGCGGCGGCGCCGCCGACGCCGAAGCTCTCATCGTCCGGGTGCGCGAAGACGAGGAGAAGGGGTTGGCCGTTGGCTCTGCCGGGTCGCATGCGGGCCATTATACCGTAAGTGGGGCTGGAGCAGGCCAGCAGCCATGTGAGCCACACGAAGTACAACTTGCGCTGTGCAGTATGACTCTTTATGATAACATGTAACACAGGAACAGGAGTTATACCATGCCCGTGGTGGGAACAAAGGGACAGGTCGTCATCAGCAAAGAGATTCGCGAAAAGCTCGGCATCAAGCCGGGCTGGCTGGCGCTGGAGCGCGTGGTGAGCGACCGCGTGGAGATTATCTTCCTGCCGCCGGAGCATGGCCGCTCGCTCGCGGGGGCGCTGGCCAAGTACGTCACAAAGGATATCCCGCGGGGCGAGGAGTGGGAGAAGCTGCGTGAGCGGGCGTGGGCTGAAGCCGCCGCTGGAGCCACGCTTCAACAGGACGACAACCAGTGAGCGGCTTTTTGGACACGAGCGTGGTTATCCGCTATTTCTCCGGCGCTCCGCCCGATCTCGCGGGCGAGGCGGCCCGGATCATAGACAGCGGCGAGCGGCTTTTTCTTACGGACGTCGTCGTGGCGGAGGTCGCGTACGTGATGAGGTCGTTCTATCGCGTTCCGCGCGAGGAGGCCATTGAGGCGCTCATCGGGCTTGTAAGTCGGAACAACATCGCGACGGTGGGCGCTGGCAAGGAAGAGGTGCTGCGCGGTCTCGCTTTTTGCCTGCCGTCGGGCAGAGTCGCGGTCGCGGACGCGATGGTCTGGGCAGCCGCGTGCTCTTCCCGGGACAGGGTGGTGTACTCGTTTGACGAGCGGTTCCCTGCGGACGGCGTGGATGTGCGTCGGAAACGCTCCGAGGCCGAAAAAGAAAAGGGGCCGTAAACCGACGGCCCCTCCTGTCGTAACGTTACCCCCGCGCTACACGTCCAAGTGCTTGACCTGCTTGGCGCGCTCCTCGATGAACAGCTTGCGCTGGGCCACATCCTCGCCCATGAGGTCCTGGAACGTCTTGGCGATGTCCGCCTCGCGGGCCATGTCCCAGTTCACCAGGAGCATGGTGCGCTTTTCCGGGTTCATGGTGGTCTCCCAGAGCTGGTCAGGGTTCATCTCGCCCAGGCCCTTGTACCGCTGGATGGTCACGTTCCGTCTGCTTTCCTTGCCCTTCTCCAGGCCGGCCATGTACGTGTCCTTCTCCTGCTCCGAGTAAGCCCATCGGTGCTCCTTGCCCGCGGCGATGCGGTACAGGGGCGGCTGCGCGATGTACAGGTAGCCCTGTTTGATCAGTTCAGGCATAGTGCGGAAGAAGAAGGTGAGGAGAAGCGTGCGGATGTGCGCCCCGTCCACGTCCGCATCCGTCATGATGATGATGCGGTGGTAGCGGAGCTTGGCCTGGTTGAACGAGTCGCTGCTCTTGGCGCTCTCTTCGCCGTTGCCGTTCCCATTGCTGCTGGCGTCGTTGCCCGACAGGGCCGCGCCCGCGCCCAGGGCGATGACCAGGGCGCGGATCTCCTCGTGGGCTATGATTTTGTCGGCGGGGGCCTTGAGCACGTTCAGTATCTTGCCCTTGAGGGGCAGGATGGCCTGGAAGCGCCGGTCCCGGCCCATCTTGGCGGAGCCGCCGGCGGACTCGCCCTCCACGATGTACAGCTCGCACTTGCTCGGGTCGCGCTCCGAGCAGTCGGCGAGCTTGCCCGGCAGCGTGCCGCCCTCCAGGGCGCCTTTGCGGATGACCAGGTCGCGCGCCTTGCGCGCCGCCTCTCGGGCGCGGGCCGTGGTCATGCACTTGTCAATGACGCGCCGGGCGTCCTGGGGGTGCTCCTCCAGCCACTGGGTGAGGCCGTCCCCCAGCGAAGTCTCGACGATGCCTTTGACCTCCGCGTTGCCCAGCTTTCCCTTCGTCTGCCCCTCGAACTGGGGGTCGTGGAGCTTGACGCTGATGACGGTGACCAGCCCCTCCCGCACATCCTCGCCGGAGAGGTTTCCCAGGTCGTCCTTCAGCAGCTTGTACTTGCGGGCGTAGTCGTTCAGGGAGCGGGTCAGCCCGGCGCGGAAACCCGTCAGGTGGGTGCCGCCGTCCACCGTGTTGATGCAGTTGGCGAAGGTGAGTATCTGCTCGGTGAAACCGGTGTTGTACTGAAGGGCGATCTCCACGGTCGTGCTGTCCAAAACGCGGGAGATGTAGACAGGCCGGGAGTGCAGCGTGGCCTGGGCGCGGTTCATCTGCCGGACGAAGCTGACGATGCCACCCTCGAAGTAAAAGGTGGTCTCACGGTCGCTGCGCTCGTCCCGGAGGTATATCTCCAGTCCCTTGTTCAGATAGGCCGCCTCGCGGAAGCGCTCCGCCAGGATATCAAAGTCGTAGTCAATGGTCTTGAAGATGCCGCTGTCCGCCAGGAAGGTGGTGGTGGTGCCGGTGCCCTCGGCGGGACCCAGCTCCTTGAGCGGCCCGGTGGGCTTGCCGTACGCGTATTCCTGGACGTACAGCTTGCCGTTGCGTCTGACCTCCACGCGCATCCAGGACGACAGGGCGTTGACCACGGAGGCGCCCACGCCGTGGAGGCCGCCGGACACCTTGTACCCCCCGCCCTCGCCGAACTTGGCTCCGGCGTGCAGGATGGTCATGACGGTCTCCAGCGCGGAGAGTCCCGTCTGGGGGTGCTTGTCCACCGGGATGCCGCGGCCGTCGTCCGCCACGCGCACCTTGCCATCCGTGAGGATGGCGACGGTGACGCGCGTGCAGAAGCCCGCCATGGCCTCGTCCACGCTGTTGTCCGCAACCTCGTACACCAGGTGGTGCAGGCCGCGCTGGTCGGTGCTGCCAATGTACATGCCGGGCCGCCGGCGGACCGCCTCCAGCCCTTCCAGGACCTGGATATCGCGGGCTGTGTAGCTTGCGCTCGCGCGTTCTTCCATCAGTTCAAACCCTCCCACTTTGCGAAGCCGGCTCCGGCTGCGCGGAGCGGTCGCGGAAGTAGACGAAGCTGGCCGCGATAAGCCCCGTTGCGATGTATGCATTGCCAGCCGAGGCCAGCAGGACCCAGGGGAAGGCCCCCGGGACCACACGGGACCAGACGATGCCCGTGCCTATGCCGATGATGACGCTCACCAGGATGAGTCCGAGGGCGGACCAGAAGTGCCGGCGGACCGTTTGAAAGCTCTGCCGTATGGCCGGAAAGACGCCCGCGCCAGCGACGAAAATAGCGCCGTCCACAAAGTACAGATAGAACACGGCCCACAGGGCCACCGCGCCGAGCATCGTTATGGCGAAGGCCCCCAGAGGCGGGACAAACCGCATGAACAGGGCGATGACGCCCAGGGTCGGCACGGCGATGGCTACCGATGCGGCCACCAGGACCAGCGTGTAGCCGAGAAGTCGCAGCCCCTGGCGTCCCAGGCCCGCGGCGTACCCCAGCGGCTTGAAGCTGCCCTGCCGTACGTACTGGCCCAGCGCGCCCAGGTACAGGGTGGCCAGCGCGAGGCCGCCCAGAATCAGGCCAAGGCCGGCCACGGCCACGCTCCCCCAGTCGCTGAGCTGGACGGCGGGCTGGTCGGCGACAGGCTCGATCATCCGCGCCGCGCTGGGCACGCGCCACGCGACAAGCATCAGAAGATTCAGGTTTTTACTGGCTCCCCGGAGCTCTTGGACCTGGTCGTCCATCTGTTGAAGCTGCTCGGCGGAGACGCCGGAGGCCGGGTTGGCCGCCACCTGCTGGAGGAGCGCCTTGTAGCCCTCCACCGCCTGCGCCAGCAAGGGCGTGAAAGAGAGTGGCGGAGCGCTCACCAGCGCCACGTCAACCAGGATGGGGATGAGGAGCAGCGCGAGACGCCGGGTCACGATGCCGAACCCCGCGCCGATGGTATCGATGATCCCCGGATACGTTTGCTGACGAGTCTGTTGCACAGGGCAATTGTACCATAGCGCCAGGGGGAAAGTAAAGCTATTCTTCAACGTGGTATTAGACCAAGTCATGGAACCAGTGCTATACATAAGAACGCCGACCCGGAGGGCGGACGATGAAGCGGCGGGAGCGGTAGCGCGGCGTCAGGTGTACACCGCCGCCACGACCGCGTCCTTCGGGTTGCTGTCGCTAAAGAACAGGACGGTGCATTGCCGTCCGGCGACCACCTCGCTGGCGGGGATGTTCCGCGCCACGGGCAGGCCGGTGAGCCAGACGGATAGGCTGCCCGCCATCTGGACTGTGGCCGTGTAGCTCGTCGCGTCAAACGCCTTGATGACTCCGCGCTTCATGTCCATGAGTGGCCTCACCCCTGTATTCCCCTCTCCTCAGGAGAGGGGAAGTGAAAGGAAGACGGGGGACACCCCCGTCATCCCCCGGCTGGAAACCCACGGTTTCCCGCGCCTTCCCGTGACGCCTCTATACTCCGCCCAGAGTGATGCGCTGCGCGTACCGCGCGCGGCGGCCCGACCGCCTGTAGTGCATCTCCAGCCCCAGCACGCGGCGCCGCGCCGCCACAAGCCCCGCGCGCGCGTCCGTCACCTCCACCACGTCGTAGAGCTCTTGGCCGCAGTTGACGGGCACGAGGATGTCCCCGGACACCGCGTCTAACTCCTCCCGGCGCAGCTCCGCGGCGCAGCGCGCCTGCGCCTCCTCCACGGTGGTCAGGTTGCGGTCCTGCACCTGCCGCAGCCGCTCCGGCACGCGTTCCACCTCGTCCCACGCGAAGGACTCGCCCACGACCGTCTGGCCGTACACCTGCACGCGATTGGCGCGGCGGCGCCGGCTGGCGTAGAGGCCCTCCGCGATGGCGTGGTCCGTGCCGTAGGCGTAGTCCGCGGGGTCGCTGGGCTGGGTGTCCCTGACCAGGGCTGTGGCGCCCCGGAAGGAGAGCGTGTCCGGCGCCAGGGCCAGCAGTCGCCGGACGGCGGCGCTGCCCTTCTCGCCGGGGTGCAGCGTGAACGCCGGCGTGAGCGTGGTCAGCGCGCTGCTGCCGCCCGTCACCTGGAGGACCAGCCCGGCGCGGCCCAGCAGGTAGGCGAGGATGTCCTTGACGCTCGCCTCGCCGGAGGCCCAGGCGTACTGGTACCGCGCGACCCACGCATCCAGCAGGCCCCAGGCGTCGCGGGCGTGCAGCGTCAGGCGCGACGCGTCGCCCTCCGCGGCGTGCTCCCACCCCTCGATCCAGAAGCTCAGCCCGGGCGAAACCTCTCGCCCCGCCGACGTCTCGTAACCCGGGCCGACCCGCGCCTCCGCGCCCGCGTCGAGCGCAGCCAGAACGCCGGAGCCGGGGCTGCTGTAGCGGCCGTCGTCGTTGCGCAGCGTCACGCTCAGCGCGCCGCCCGCCGGCCCCTGCGTCATCCGCATCTCCAGCACGTCGTCGGTCAGGTCCAGGGGCTGGGACGAGGTCTGCGCCCGCCAGACGCCGCTCGGCGTCGAGAGCCACCCTTCCGCGGAAGGGCCGTCCAGCGCCAGGGCCGCGCCGTACGAGGATGCCAGATTAAACGGGCCCGGCTCCCGCCACAGGCCCTGCGTGAAGGCGCTGCCGGGGACGAGGTGCGAGAGATTCGGACGGCTGTAGGGCGCCTGGCCGCTGTACGCCTCCACGAAGCTCAGCCGCGGGGGAGACCCCCCGGCCAGAAACGGCGCGCGGAAGCTCACGCCGGCCCCCGCGCTCGCCTGGACGATGACCTTCGGCGATGACCACTCGCCC
It includes:
- the nadD gene encoding nicotinate-nucleotide adenylyltransferase; its protein translation is MKVGVLGGTFDPVHIGHLIIAEEARVRLGLARVLFVPAGRPWLKPARRVSAARHRLAMVRLAIASNPFFELSTVDVDRPGPSYTVDTLADLRIQAGPRGTLYFIMGYDALLDLPRWHDPARLVRMCRLVVVRRPEYGDHDLAFLDREVAPGASRRVTLLDRPLVGVSASELRRRVARGQSIRYWAPDGVEEYIREHGLYRAPGGRKTRRATR
- a CDS encoding PIG-L deacetylase family protein; amino-acid sequence: MRPGRANGQPLLLVFAHPDDESFGVGGAAALYAAAGTPVHLVCATKGERGTKDSALTGQKLGAIREGELRRACAALGVKNISFLGYMDGDLDKADPNDLAEKLAAVIRRVRPYAVVTFGPDGVTRHPDHVAVGRAATAAFHRVRRREGYRYPRRLYYVALPESRRRAFRSGDSLMYTPDDQITAAVDISRFLDVKLKAIACHKSQEDARSFLAHAKEWKASGDLTQECFVRAWPRGKRRDTTLLSPSSSST
- a CDS encoding AbrB/MazE/SpoVT family DNA-binding domain-containing protein encodes the protein MPVVGTKGQVVISKEIREKLGIKPGWLALERVVSDRVEIIFLPPEHGRSLAGALAKYVTKDIPRGEEWEKLRERAWAEAAAGATLQQDDNQ
- a CDS encoding PIN domain-containing protein, encoding MSGFLDTSVVIRYFSGAPPDLAGEAARIIDSGERLFLTDVVVAEVAYVMRSFYRVPREEAIEALIGLVSRNNIATVGAGKEEVLRGLAFCLPSGRVAVADAMVWAAACSSRDRVVYSFDERFPADGVDVRRKRSEAEKEKGP
- the gyrB gene encoding DNA topoisomerase (ATP-hydrolyzing) subunit B; translation: MEERASASYTARDIQVLEGLEAVRRRPGMYIGSTDQRGLHHLVYEVADNSVDEAMAGFCTRVTVAILTDGKVRVADDGRGIPVDKHPQTGLSALETVMTILHAGAKFGEGGGYKVSGGLHGVGASVVNALSSWMRVEVRRNGKLYVQEYAYGKPTGPLKELGPAEGTGTTTTFLADSGIFKTIDYDFDILAERFREAAYLNKGLEIYLRDERSDRETTFYFEGGIVSFVRQMNRAQATLHSRPVYISRVLDSTTVEIALQYNTGFTEQILTFANCINTVDGGTHLTGFRAGLTRSLNDYARKYKLLKDDLGNLSGEDVREGLVTVISVKLHDPQFEGQTKGKLGNAEVKGIVETSLGDGLTQWLEEHPQDARRVIDKCMTTARAREAARKARDLVIRKGALEGGTLPGKLADCSERDPSKCELYIVEGESAGGSAKMGRDRRFQAILPLKGKILNVLKAPADKIIAHEEIRALVIALGAGAALSGNDASSNGNGNGEESAKSSDSFNQAKLRYHRIIIMTDADVDGAHIRTLLLTFFFRTMPELIKQGYLYIAQPPLYRIAAGKEHRWAYSEQEKDTYMAGLEKGKESRRNVTIQRYKGLGEMNPDQLWETTMNPEKRTMLLVNWDMAREADIAKTFQDLMGEDVAQRKLFIEERAKQVKHLDV